TTACGTCAACTCCACCGGCATCTATTACTGCCCCAGCGACCCCCGCCCCGGCCGCGACCAGAAGTACAGCTACGGCTACGACTGGAACCTGTTCTCATGGTCGGGCCAGAAGCCGTACAAACTCGACAGGGTCCCGGGTACGCCGATCATTGGCGACCCGAAATGGGGAACGGTCAAGGGGATCTACGTACTGGACGAATGGGCCGGACACGGCCAGGACCGTAACCATAACGGGGTTGACGACGATTACGAGCGCCACGGGAAGGGCTGCAACGTCCTTCTTTCGGACGGCCACGTGAAGTTCATCAAAGGTTACAACTACGCCACCGGCGCTGGAACGCACTAGAGCCCGGACGGCAATGGGGCCGCGCGAGTTCGTCGCGCAGCCCCATTCTTCAGCCTTGAGAATTGAGACTTGAGGACCATTCGCCGCCGCCTCAATCCTCGAATCTCAACCCTCAATTCTCACGGCTCAATTCTCAACCCTCACCACTCCCCTAGCCCACCGATTCGAGGATCGATTGTATCGCCGCCAACCGGCTCGGCGACTTGGAGCGCTCCGCAATCGAACGGGTCAGGTCGCCCAGAGTCGGGCGGTCCTCCTCGACGAACACTCCGCAGTGGAAAAGCTCCTCGGTCATGGCCAACTGGATGGCCGAGAATCGGTCAGTGGAGTCGTAGCCCTCGGGCATCGGTCCGACCAGCGTCTTCCAGTCCTGATAGGTGTCGTAGAAGGTGACGCAGGGGCTCATTGCCTGCACGAAGCTGAATCCCTTGTGGGTCAGCGCCTTCACGTAGAGCTCGCTGAGATCGTTCGGCTTGCCGGAGAACCCGCGCGCCGCAAACGAAACGCCGTACGTCAGCACCATGCCCATGATGTTCAGCGGAGTGTCCATGATGCCCCATGGCGCCATTTTGGGCATGCTGGACGAGTTCTGTACAGCCTTCATTCCGGCGGGCGTGGTCGGACTGGGCTGGCCCTTTGTGAGTCCGTAGACCTCGTTGTCCATGACGATGTAGGTGATGTCCACGTTGCGGCGTACGGCATGTGGGACATGGCCGCCGCCAATGGCAAATCCGTCACCGTCGCCGCCCACGGCGATCACCGTGAGTTCCGGGTTCGCAACCTTAACTCCCAGCGCCGTCGGAAGCGCGCGGCCGTGGACCACGTGCATCCCGTACGTGCTCACAAACTCCGGAAGCCGCCCGCTGCAACCGATGCCGCTGACGACTACCACGTCCTTCGGATCCAGGTTCAACGTTACGAACGCCTTGTACAGCGCGTTCAACACGGCGAAATCGCCGCATCCCGGGCACCAGGTCGGCTTGACCTCGCTCCGATAGTCCTTCACCGCCCGCTTTATTTCCAAAACTTCCGTCATATCAACCTCCAGGGCTTTTAAGCCGTCACGATTCGGAATGCAGCATCGTGGCCGAGACCTGCATGCTGGATGCTTTGTACTGGACGCTGACTTCTTCGACGAAGTCGGCGATTTCGTGCGCGCCAAACGGCAGGCCTGTCACCTTGTTATATCGCACGATCGGGACATTAGAGGTGCCGTAAAGGCGTGAACGCACCAACTGCGCATACTGGCCGCTGCCGTTCAACTCCGGCAGAACAATGGCGCGACAGCCTGTTATGAACTTCCGTATCTCCGCTTCGCGCATCGGCCACAACATCCTCACGAAGAGCATCTTCGCGGAAACACCACGCTCCTGCAGTATCTCCAGGGCCTCCCTGGCAGGGCCGGCCGTGCTTCCCCAGCACAGAATTCCGATATCAGCCTTCTGGTCGCCGAGTTCCTCGGTCCAGCCCGGCTCCTGAGCCGCGGACTCGATCTTGCGCGCCCGCTTGTCGCTCATGATGGTGTGCCCTGCCGGGGTCTGGTCGATGTGGGCGTGCTCATTGTGTTCGAGGCCCGTTGCTACATACGGCAGATTGTCGCGGCCCGGAATCGCCATCGGAGAGATGTGGTCGGGCGACAGCTCATAGCGCTTGTAGTCCGGCGCTTCGTCTGTTTCGATCATGGCGGGGCGGCGGCGGGACACGATCTGAAGTTTGGTCGCATCCGGCGTCCGGAACGTCTGGGTGCGTGTTGAAAGCGTCTGGTCGGTGAGGTAAATGACCGGCGTCTGGTACTTCTCGGCGAGGTTGAGCGCATCTACCGCCGTATAGAAGCATGATTCCACGTCCTTCGGGCCGACGACGATCCGGGGCGCGTCGCCGTGAGCCGCGAGGATGGCGAGGTTGATATCGCCCTGCTCGGTCTTGGTCGGCATGCCGGTGCTTGGACCGGCGCGCATGGCGTCAAACACTACCAGTGGCAACTCTTCCATCACTGCCAGGCCAAGGCCCTCGACCATCAACGATACGCCGGGGCCGGATGAGGACGTGGCCACTTTCGCGCCCGCAAAACTCGCGCCGCAGCACGCCGTGATCGCCGCGATCTCATCCTCCGTCTGTACCACAGTGCCGCCAACCATTGGGAGGCGTTTCGCCAGCCACTCCATGATGTCCGTGGCCGGTGTGATGGGATAGCCGAAGAAACACTCAAGGCCGCCCGCCAGTGCGCCGAACGCCGCTGCGTCGTTGCCGCTCATGATGATGCGATCCTCGGTCTTTTCGATGACCGGGAGCCGCATCTCCTCGTGCTCCGTGATGTGCTGACGAACGTATTCGTAGCCCAACGCCAGGCCCTTCAGGTTCGAATCCAGGACCTCGGCGCGGCGCTTACCCCATTTCAGGCGAACAAGCTCTTCCATGTTCGACATAGGCATTCCGGCAAACGCCGCCATCACGCCGACCGCCACCACGTTCTTCGCGCGGGCCGAACCGACCTCGTCTTTCGCGATCTGGGTGAGGGGGAGCGGGATTACCCTGCCCGCCTGCGTTACCGCGGGGGGCTCGCATTCCGCGGGGTCATACATCAGCGTGCCGCCCTCCCGCAGTGAATCGCCGTTCAGGATCCACGCCTCCTGGTTGAAGCAGAGCAGGAAGTCCGCGGCGTCTCCCTGAGATAGAACGGGACCGTCGCTCAACCGGAACTGGAACATCGCCGGCCCGCCTTTGATCTCCGGCGGATTTGTCCGGTAGGTATAGACGTTCATGCCCAGGCGCACAAAACCGAGCGCCGTCAGTTCGCCGGCAGACATCACGCCTTCGCCGCCTTCACCGCCCACACGAATTGTTAGATCGAATTTACCAGCCATAATCGCCTTCCTCAGCCACG
The window above is part of the Armatimonadota bacterium genome. Proteins encoded here:
- a CDS encoding 2-oxoacid:acceptor oxidoreductase subunit alpha, translated to MAGKFDLTIRVGGEGGEGVMSAGELTALGFVRLGMNVYTYRTNPPEIKGGPAMFQFRLSDGPVLSQGDAADFLLCFNQEAWILNGDSLREGGTLMYDPAECEPPAVTQAGRVIPLPLTQIAKDEVGSARAKNVVAVGVMAAFAGMPMSNMEELVRLKWGKRRAEVLDSNLKGLALGYEYVRQHITEHEEMRLPVIEKTEDRIIMSGNDAAAFGALAGGLECFFGYPITPATDIMEWLAKRLPMVGGTVVQTEDEIAAITACCGASFAGAKVATSSSGPGVSLMVEGLGLAVMEELPLVVFDAMRAGPSTGMPTKTEQGDINLAILAAHGDAPRIVVGPKDVESCFYTAVDALNLAEKYQTPVIYLTDQTLSTRTQTFRTPDATKLQIVSRRRPAMIETDEAPDYKRYELSPDHISPMAIPGRDNLPYVATGLEHNEHAHIDQTPAGHTIMSDKRARKIESAAQEPGWTEELGDQKADIGILCWGSTAGPAREALEILQERGVSAKMLFVRMLWPMREAEIRKFITGCRAIVLPELNGSGQYAQLVRSRLYGTSNVPIVRYNKVTGLPFGAHEIADFVEEVSVQYKASSMQVSATMLHSES
- a CDS encoding 2-oxoacid:ferredoxin oxidoreductase subunit beta, with the protein product MTEVLEIKRAVKDYRSEVKPTWCPGCGDFAVLNALYKAFVTLNLDPKDVVVVSGIGCSGRLPEFVSTYGMHVVHGRALPTALGVKVANPELTVIAVGGDGDGFAIGGGHVPHAVRRNVDITYIVMDNEVYGLTKGQPSPTTPAGMKAVQNSSSMPKMAPWGIMDTPLNIMGMVLTYGVSFAARGFSGKPNDLSELYVKALTHKGFSFVQAMSPCVTFYDTYQDWKTLVGPMPEGYDSTDRFSAIQLAMTEELFHCGVFVEEDRPTLGDLTRSIAERSKSPSRLAAIQSILESVG
- a CDS encoding prepilin-type N-terminal cleavage/methylation domain-containing protein — translated: MLSPRGRTAPCRGFTLIELLVVIAIIAILAAILFPVFAKARERAKQTECLNNLKQFGVAFRTYADDSDGYMPHDWRGVPEPGSRLSRAGSTDGGPIWPYVNSTGIYYCPSDPRPGRDQKYSYGYDWNLFSWSGQKPYKLDRVPGTPIIGDPKWGTVKGIYVLDEWAGHGQDRNHNGVDDDYERHGKGCNVLLSDGHVKFIKGYNYATGAGTH